The Panthera uncia isolate 11264 chromosome C1 unlocalized genomic scaffold, Puncia_PCG_1.0 HiC_scaffold_3, whole genome shotgun sequence genome includes a region encoding these proteins:
- the ARL5A gene encoding ADP-ribosylation factor-like protein 5A produces the protein MGILFTRIWRLFNHQEHKVIIVGLDNAGKTTILYQFSMNEVVHTSPTIGSNVEEIVINNTRFLMWDIGGQESLRSSWNTYYTNTEFVIVVVDSTDRERISVTREELYKMLAHEDLRKAGLLIFANKQDVKECMTVAEISQFLKLTSIKDHQWHIQACCALTGEGLCQGLEWMMSRLKIR, from the exons agcacAAAGTTATCATTGTTGGGCTGGATAATGCAGGGAAAACTACGATCCTTTACCAGTT ttctatgaaTGAAGTTGTACATACATCACCTACAATTGGAAGTAATGTAGAAGAAATAGTGATTAATAATACACGTTTCTTAATGTGGGATATTGGTGGTCAAGAATCTCTTCGTTCTTCCTGGAACACTTACTATACTAACACAGAG ttTGTAATTGTTGTTGTGGACAgtacagacagagaaagaatttctGTAACTAGAGAAGAACTCTATAAAATGTTAGCCCATGAG gACCTAAGAAAAGCTGGATTGCTGATTTTTGCTAATAAGCAAGATGTTAAAGAATGCATGACTGTAGCAGAAATCTCCCAGTTTTTGAAATTAACTTCTATTAAAGATCACCAGTGGCATATCCAAGCATGCTGTGCTCTTACTGGCGAGGG atTATGCCAAGGACTTGAATGGATGATGTCACGACTTAAGATTAGATGA